A region from the Vanacampus margaritifer isolate UIUO_Vmar chromosome 5, RoL_Vmar_1.0, whole genome shotgun sequence genome encodes:
- the LOC144051893 gene encoding T-lymphocyte activation antigen CD80-like, whose protein sequence is MIKLKGSHSGDYQCIIQYKERSEISVTDIHLIVTANYSKPEVTMSCHANRCRCTSSGGYPHTKLKWNIFGNSSGLTLKVLNASEWNDPNTMLCNTSSTVSFNCSYGEESVISCSVGGATSESLSICVPKYRSPIVKATICPVVLLFITIILSVLVWKCIQQQKKKCKNTAVDPKEIRSLKYSQGEKNLQL, encoded by the exons ATGATCAAACTGAAGGGGTCACATAGTGGAGACTATCAGTGCATCATTCAGTATAAGGAAAGGTCAGAAATTTCTGTCACAGACATACACCTCATTGTCACAG CCAACTACAGCAAACCTGAAGTCACAATGTCTTGTCATGCAAATCGCTGCCGGTGTACCTCAAGTGGAGGCTACCCACACACCAAGTTGAAGTGGAATATTTTTGGGAATAGCAGCGGCCTGACGTTGAAGGTTCTGAATGCGAGCGAATGGAACGAcccaaacacaatgttgtgCAACACTTCCAGTACCGTGTCCTTCAACTGCTCCTATGGAGAAGAAAGCGTAATTAGTTGTTCCGTGGGTGGTGCCACATCTGAGTCGCTGTCTATCT GTGTTCCAAAGTATCGCAGTCCTATTGTGAAAGCAACAATCTGTCCAGTAGTGTTGTTGTTCATCACAATAATTCTCTCGGTGCTGGTATGGAAATGcatacaacagcaaaaaaaaa aaTGCAAAAATACAGCTGTAGATCCAAA AGAAATAAGGTCCCTCAAATACAGCCAAGGAGAGAAGAATCTGCAGTTATGA